A stretch of DNA from Hippopotamus amphibius kiboko isolate mHipAmp2 chromosome 5, mHipAmp2.hap2, whole genome shotgun sequence:
GAATCTAATGAGGTAAAGGCTTTGAACCAACAGAAGGAAACTGGTCAGCTCCATGCCATTCCCCTCAAGCCCCAAAGGACATCCTTCAAGGAACACAAGGATTCTTCTTCCTTGTCCTGGTTCATAATACTCTCCAACCTCCAACCTGAGAAAATACCCCCATCCCTCAAGTCCCAACCACAACTTGCTCAGGGACAGTGTCTTATTCACCTCTGTCATCTGGGCATGCAGCACAGGATCTGATACACAAAAGTCATCGTAAGTGTGAAGTGAATGTACACTAGTTctagacatatatgtatatatacacataaatacattacATTTTCACTATTTATATTGTATGAACTTTTATAAAGAAGTCTGTTCCTATAGTACTAAACAAAAATGTTCTAGTACATTCTAAATCTATTCTCCTTCCAGTTTTCTCACTGATGTCATCATCACTGAAACTACCCACTCCAACTAAAAAACTCTCTCACCTAATCAGTAAGGCCTATTGATCTTATCTTCTAAatatctcctaatttatcctccatGCCATCTacccaaacaaaaggaaaataagagccTCCTAAATGATCCCTCTAATCTTTTCCAGCCCCGACATTGGTCCCAGTAACCTTTCTAATCAAGTCACATTCTTCATGAGACACCTTCAAGAAAAATCCTTAAGGAAGTAATTCCCCATTTCCTCAAAATTAATATCAAATTCCCCATTTTGGTGTTGGGAACTTTCCCAATTACACCCAACCCACCTCTCATAATCTCTCCAACTCATCTCCCTCCCATCTCTAACCAGTCCCTAAATCCTTCTGCTTTTCCCACACTAGGCTTCTTCCCATGgatatttacttttcctttccttctcccttctccatGTCTAGATCTTTGAAAATTCAGCTCTAATTGCATCCTGTTTCTCAACATGATAATCATCCCTAGGAAGAGTTAGTTATTTCCTTCTCTGGATTTCCAATGCACTTCAAACATAACATTTACTAAAGCCTAGATCATAGCATATGGTAACTATTTAAGTATCTTTCTTCCCCATGAGATTATGAGTTGTACAAGTACAGACACTGTGTCGTTTATAAGTTTATAAGTCTGTAAGTATCTCAGGGCTTAGCACAGAACCTGCACACAGTAGGGATCCAATAAACAtgtgaagaataaataaacataccTTTCTGTGCTTTGATTAGTTGCTTTCCGATTTCTAGTGTCACAAAAGCTGTGCCATTTAGAACTATGTCAGTTATGGTCTTCCAAGCATTAGCAGAGAGTCTTTCGGTGGGAGAAATAAAATTCCCTGCTGCATTGTTTATCACAATCTAATAAATGAATAAGGTAAATTACAGAAACTTAGATGAGGAAGAATATTTTCCCTAaaggacttttttgtttttgaaaattactAATCCAAATAATATAATAAAGCTAAAGTTCACAGTCTGCTATGAAACAATACTATGAGATTTGGttcagttttaccttttctaagCCTGTGAAAATTTCCTATTATTATTTACCAAATTTTAGAATTCTAATCCCTATCTCAAAACTAGGGTAGAGtctattattaaaaacataaatacagaTTAAGCATATCTATCATGTGACTATACTTTATTTCAAGGAACTTCAATtaaaattcctttaatttctGGTATCATTTTGGCTTAATTTAGTGGATGAAATTCTTGGTTGATGACCTGCTTCTTCAAGATCAGTAAAGACTCCACTTAGTTCTATAGCAGATATAGTATTAGtctgtctgaaaatatctttaacaTAGAAGAGTTAAAGACTACTGGAAGAAATGGCTTCTTTCCAATATGTGaaccaaataaaagcaaaatacccATGCATATCTCAGGTCTTACAAGGAGAAATCTGGAGTATTTTGTAGGTTTCTTTGTTTGTATTATTCTCCTCCACTGACAGAGATAatcagaagttattttaaaaaaacaataacaaagagcATGAATCATTTAAACTAGATATTGTGCTCTTGGATTACTGCTCTTATTTCATAATCTTATTAAATAAAGTGAAATCAAGATTGTTCTATgattgtaaatgtattttttaagtattcCTGAAAGGAAATGGTGTAGTGGTCCTCCTAATCTATCCCCTGCTTTAAACAGAGCTGGCTTTTCGCTAGCGATAGAAAATTGGCGCTTCTTAACACAGCACTTGCTGacatcaatattttatttccttaatatgCCTTGGTAGGTGTTATCAACATCAAACACCTCATACTTTCGCCTAATCAACATTACACTTACATCGGGATGTCCTACGACTTTGATCAGTTCTGACACAGTGCTTTGCACCATACCAGGATCCCTCACATCACACTGAATTGCATGAACCTgcaaaacaacaaagagaaaaaagaatcctaCATTTTTTCAGACTTTCTAATCCATAAGCATGAATAAATTACTGAAACATGCTATAATTcctaaatctgatttaaaaaactgTCTTTAATGTACCTTATTTCCAGTTTGAGAAGAAATTTCTTCTGCAGTTGCTTTCAAAACATCAATTTTCCTAGAAATAAACACATGGTACTTTGCATGAGTTCTGAAATAACTCTgggttatattttttctttttaatttcataaattaaaaaagattaatGACATGCATTTTTGAGACAACAGAAAAGCTACATCTACAAACAAGTTAGtttgaatgtatttattttctagaaGTTAAATTTAAGCAATTTTCATATATCTGACACTAATTATTGAATTACTTTTATACCAGTTATTTTATATCTACTcatagattttaaattatttccttaattataTTCATTTCTATGTGTTTCCCTGCCCAAGAGTGCTTTAGAAAGAAAGCTTACATCATTCCAGGAATGTATTTATGTTAAACTATAAAAAAATCTATGTTATGTATAAaatctatgttatatataaaatctatgtTAGTAGACTTCAGACCAAATTGATGGATCTAGGCAACCTATATGTATTTAGAATCTTATGCTCTtgagagaaacacacaaaaaaatacacaatgtAAATTATGTAGTgttacaaaaaaaatattttaacacaaaaacattacaacatgaaaaaaatgtttgcgTTAATGAAAACATCTGAAAGAAATTCCTTTTCCCTCTTGTAAATTACACAGTGACTTATCATTCAGGTTACTACTTAGCCTACCTAAAAATTTTACACTATTGAAAATTGGAAGGACAGGTAGATTTTTTTGACCAGTCTCTAAACCTCCAGATTTGCATAGTTAGAAGATACCAGGACATGCCTAATTAAGAAATTCTTTCCACATGGTCTCACCCTTCCTACATTCACCACAACAGATGTTTTGAAACATCTGCCTATCTTACAGAAAATGGAAGCGTTATATCCATTATCCTGGCACAAGGTTAACTATCTACTAAATCAGTAATTATAATcactctcactgaaaacaaagcaGTTTCAATATAGTACTTTTTAACTTCATATACAGAAAAAACTCTGTCACTGAATTTGTGAAATATATATCTCATCAGTTCCAAAATCAATCATTATCTCTATCATCACAAATTATAACTGACTTTTTCCAAGGAGATTTAATTAAATAATCTAAAGGATATTTCACAGAAGACTAAGATACAAATCAAACAACTCTAGCAAATACTGTTTTCAATACTGAGGCACAGAATTATTCCATCAATAGACTCTTGCCAGGCAACTTGCTGAGACTGACTTACCGGCTGGCTATCACACACTGTGCACCTAGGCTGGACAGATAAGTCGTCATTCCTTTACCAAGGCCAGTACCTCCTCCAGTAATGAATGCTACTTTTCCTTGAAAACTATTTGGTGGTAGCATCACTTTTTGTAAGGGAGGAAAGAATTTAGACTGAAAATCTTCATTGTTTTGATATAATATTTTTGTTCCATaactgaaaaactaaaagaaaaaaaatgaattgaaatttACATATTTGTATTCCCACAAAagagatgaattttttaaaactcacgcTAATATTAATCAAATTCTTGGATTAACACAAACTCACCGTAAACATATTGGTACTGtatttaatcaatttttattcttttcctgttgGAATGTTAAGTAACAGTAGAATGGTgaaaagcatgggctttggagctaGACTACACAGGACAGAATTTTCACCCTAGTCATGTAACCttcagcaagttatttaacctctttttgcctcagtttcttctataACTGGAGACAATAACAGAACCTTCCTCATAGGACCTTATAAGGATTTCATgagttaatataaataataaacctAAAAAATTGTGTAGTACATAGAAAGCACTCTATAAATGTTGGCATTATCAGTTTAGGTGTTTAgctaaatttaacttttaaaaaacgtATATAAAGCATTTCTGTCTTTTAACAAGAATAATTTGGATAAAAATCATATTCCATCTTTGAATCActgtagaaaattataaaaagccCTTTATAAGGTTTATTATCAAATGCCTCTTTCCATGTTGTCTTCTGGATAATAAATTTAgaacagataaaaatatttgttctatTTAAAATGGGGGGGAATCAAACCATTttcaactaaaaaatatttttactgaccTATCTTATATCTTACAGCTTACTCTCATATTATTTGTCAAAATCACTgctattctctcatttttaattatgaaaacaaaCTTTTAAGTGTTAAACATAATAACAAACAATaaagagctaatatttattatttaccatGTATCAGGATTAGAAACTAATCTTCACCACCctatgaaataggtattatttttaCCCCACTGTGCAGGGGGGGCCCGGAGAAGTTAAATATGTTGCCGAAGTTGCAAAACTAAGATTATGACCACCTTGTATAT
This window harbors:
- the DECR1 gene encoding 2,4-dienoyl-CoA reductase [(3E)-enoyl-CoA-producing], mitochondrial: MALLGRVLCAWGRDPRRFFSYGTKILYQNNEDFQSKFFPPLQKVMLPPNSFQGKVAFITGGGTGLGKGMTTYLSSLGAQCVIASRKIDVLKATAEEISSQTGNKVHAIQCDVRDPGMVQSTVSELIKVVGHPDIVINNAAGNFISPTERLSANAWKTITDIVLNGTAFVTLEIGKQLIKAQKGASFLAITTIYAETGSGFVVPSASAKAGVEAMNKSLAAEWGKYGMRFNVIQPGPIKTKGAFSRVDPAGAFEKDMIDRIPCGRLGTVEELANLAAFLCSDYASWINGAVIRFDGGEEVLISGEFNSLRKVTKEQWDTIEELIRKTK